Proteins from a genomic interval of Deltaproteobacteria bacterium:
- a CDS encoding aldehyde dehydrogenase family protein, which yields MSSTLTVRSPATGEKLAELPVASRESVTAAVERARAAQLHWQETSFSARAKIMLRLRDVLIDEQERLADIVTSETGKPRGDVYGNELFYVCDALGFWAHHAEQLLRTERLTPHLMMFRSKKVYSAYLPLGVVGIISPWNFPLVLTAGDAAPALMAGNAVIIKPSELTPLTALFVAELAVKAGLPENILQVVAGAAETGQALIDSVDMIAFTGSVEVGKAVMRRAADRLIPVSLELGGKDPLIVLKDADLERAANATVWGALMNGGQVCTSIERVYVEEPVYQSFVERVVAKVRAVRQGPSADEVEIGSMSSAEQFQKVSAQVADAMAAGARALTGGQANTKLGGLYYEPTVLVDVNHSMSVVRDETFGPVIPIMQVRDAEEAVRLANDSPYGLDVCIFSGDKNRAQQLAKRLNTGTVCINDALVNYIIPDTPMGGVKESGFSRRHGAEGIRKYCRQQSLVIDRVGLKAEFPWFPASHKKTEQLRRMISIFWRSGWRNKFKLPKGN from the coding sequence ATGAGTTCCACACTCACCGTTCGTAGTCCCGCCACCGGCGAAAAACTCGCCGAGCTGCCGGTTGCGTCACGGGAATCTGTTACAGCCGCCGTGGAGCGCGCGCGGGCCGCGCAACTCCATTGGCAAGAAACGAGCTTTTCGGCGCGGGCCAAAATCATGCTCCGGCTGCGCGATGTTTTGATCGACGAGCAGGAACGGCTCGCTGACATCGTCACCTCGGAAACCGGCAAGCCGCGCGGCGACGTTTACGGCAACGAACTTTTCTACGTCTGTGATGCCCTCGGTTTTTGGGCCCATCATGCCGAACAATTGCTGCGCACCGAGCGGCTGACGCCGCATTTAATGATGTTTCGCTCGAAGAAGGTCTATTCAGCCTATCTCCCGCTCGGGGTCGTCGGCATCATCAGCCCGTGGAACTTCCCCCTGGTGCTAACCGCCGGCGATGCTGCGCCTGCCTTGATGGCCGGCAACGCGGTTATCATTAAACCTTCGGAACTGACACCGCTAACGGCTTTGTTCGTCGCCGAACTCGCCGTCAAAGCAGGCCTGCCGGAAAACATCCTGCAAGTCGTGGCTGGCGCCGCCGAAACGGGCCAGGCATTGATCGACAGCGTCGACATGATTGCCTTTACCGGTAGCGTCGAAGTCGGCAAGGCCGTGATGCGCCGGGCGGCCGATCGCTTGATTCCAGTATCGCTTGAACTAGGCGGCAAAGACCCCTTGATTGTGCTCAAAGATGCTGACCTCGAACGCGCCGCCAACGCCACCGTGTGGGGCGCCCTAATGAATGGCGGCCAAGTTTGCACTTCGATCGAGCGGGTCTACGTCGAAGAACCGGTCTATCAGAGCTTTGTCGAAAGAGTCGTCGCCAAAGTGCGCGCCGTGCGCCAAGGCCCGAGCGCCGACGAGGTCGAGATCGGCAGCATGTCTTCCGCCGAGCAGTTCCAAAAAGTCTCGGCGCAAGTCGCGGATGCCATGGCCGCCGGCGCGAGAGCGCTCACCGGCGGGCAGGCCAATACGAAGCTCGGCGGCCTCTATTACGAGCCCACGGTGCTGGTGGATGTAAACCACAGCATGAGCGTAGTCCGCGACGAGACCTTTGGACCGGTCATTCCGATAATGCAAGTCCGCGATGCCGAAGAAGCGGTGCGGCTCGCCAATGATTCACCCTACGGTTTAGATGTCTGCATTTTTTCCGGCGATAAGAACCGCGCGCAGCAATTGGCCAAACGGCTCAACACCGGCACGGTCTGTATCAACGATGCACTGGTCAATTATATCATCCCCGACACGCCCATGGGCGGGGTCAAAGAGAGCGGTTTTAGCCGCCGCCACGGCGCCGAAGGCATCCGCAAATATTGCCGGCAGCAGTCCTTGGTCATCGACCGCGTTGGCCTGAAAGCCGAGTTCCCCTGGTTTCCCGCAAGCCACAAAAAAACCGAGCAGCTGCGCCGCATGATCAGCATTTTCTGGCGCTCCGGCTGGCGCAACAAGTTCAAGCTGCCGAAGGGCAACTAG
- a CDS encoding UbiD family decarboxylase: MAKDLPSFIAKEGANREGSVIREKNFIDANNYETVAYLKHLDVRNEPKMVLFENLPALNGQKSDFPMFYNPWVSRQYIADSLDMGDIKSPMEVSLEVAKLEQQQGKLEIIPADKAPVKQVVLTGDKADLRVLPMPMHQKGDSGPYHTMTCAMKGLNADFYDITFTKNKYHDPKHMSFSAHKHHHLEAMACEYEEKNLRAPVIVILGHHPAFYLSSCAMTAMGNNDYMTASAFLKEPLRLTPSTTWGEKFMVPADAEVIIEGEILPGVRKEQNPFGEILGYAQPKMDVPVIEVTAITHRRGGIVEDFWPGHMDHWNLGSVPKEGSTYNVIKKNVPGITGIHLAASGCGRCICYISIKKEFENEPNKAGMQAFVEMPNLKLAVVVDEDIDVFNEREVMWAVATRVHWDKDIEIIREVQSFRGWLGDTVAIIDATIPLRMKKEWPIRNEVEPAAFERMAKFFK; encoded by the coding sequence ATGGCTAAAGACTTACCCAGTTTTATCGCGAAGGAAGGCGCTAACCGCGAAGGTTCGGTCATTCGCGAGAAGAATTTCATCGACGCGAACAATTACGAGACCGTCGCTTACTTAAAGCATCTCGACGTGCGCAACGAACCCAAGATGGTGCTGTTCGAGAACCTGCCCGCGCTCAACGGCCAGAAGTCGGATTTTCCGATGTTCTACAACCCGTGGGTTTCGCGCCAGTACATCGCCGACTCCCTCGACATGGGCGACATCAAATCGCCCATGGAAGTAAGCCTTGAAGTCGCCAAGCTCGAGCAGCAGCAGGGCAAGCTGGAAATCATCCCCGCCGACAAAGCGCCGGTGAAGCAGGTGGTCCTGACCGGCGACAAAGCCGACCTGCGCGTCCTGCCCATGCCGATGCATCAGAAAGGCGACTCCGGGCCCTACCATACAATGACCTGTGCGATGAAGGGACTGAACGCCGACTTCTACGACATCACCTTCACCAAGAACAAATACCATGACCCAAAACACATGAGCTTCTCGGCGCACAAGCACCATCACCTGGAAGCGATGGCCTGCGAATATGAAGAGAAAAATCTGCGCGCTCCGGTGATCGTCATCTTGGGCCACCACCCAGCGTTTTATCTGTCGTCCTGCGCCATGACCGCCATGGGCAACAACGACTACATGACGGCCTCGGCATTCTTAAAAGAACCGCTGCGCCTGACGCCGTCGACTACGTGGGGCGAGAAGTTCATGGTGCCGGCCGACGCCGAGGTTATCATCGAAGGCGAGATTCTCCCCGGCGTGCGCAAGGAGCAGAACCCCTTTGGCGAGATCCTGGGCTACGCTCAACCCAAAATGGACGTGCCGGTCATCGAAGTCACGGCAATCACGCATCGCCGCGGCGGCATCGTTGAAGACTTCTGGCCCGGCCACATGGATCATTGGAATTTGGGCAGCGTGCCGAAAGAAGGCAGCACCTACAATGTGATCAAGAAAAACGTCCCGGGCATCACCGGCATCCATCTCGCTGCCTCGGGCTGCGGCCGCTGCATCTGCTACATCTCGATCAAGAAGGAATTCGAGAACGAGCCCAACAAAGCCGGCATGCAGGCCTTTGTCGAAATGCCCAATTTGAAACTGGCTGTCGTCGTCGACGAAGATATTGACGTGTTCAACGAGCGCGAAGTGATGTGGGCGGTGGCAACCCGTGTCCACTGGGACAAGGACATCGAGATCATCCGCGAAGTGCAAAGCTTCCGCGGCTGGTTGGGCGACACGGTGGCGATCATCGACGCGACGATCCCACTGCGTATGAAAAAAGAGTGGCCGATCCGCAATGAAGTCGAACCTGCGGCGTTCGAGCGGATGGCAAAGTTCTTCAAATAG
- a CDS encoding phosphoribosylaminoimidazolesuccinocarboxamide synthase has protein sequence MAEETLSGLKLFNRGKVRDIYDLGDKLLLVASDRISAFDVILPTLIPDKGKILTQLSLYWFGVMQDIVPHHLISANVDDFPAACQPHRAKLEGRTMLVKKSHPAPVECVVRGYLVGSGWKDYQKTGAVCGIELPKGLVEAARLDQPIFTPSTKAPIGEHDINISFDEMAAKIGNKLATKLRDATIAIYSRARAMAEKKGIVIADTKFEFGMEGDDIMLIDEVLTPDSSRFWPMDGYKPGQTPDSFDKQYVRDYLLKLPWDMKSPPPALPPEVVKKTQDKYAEALRRLTT, from the coding sequence ATGGCAGAAGAAACACTTTCAGGGCTGAAATTATTCAACCGCGGCAAAGTCCGCGACATTTACGATCTCGGCGACAAATTACTGCTCGTCGCCAGCGATCGCATCTCGGCCTTCGACGTGATTCTGCCGACGCTGATTCCGGACAAAGGCAAAATTCTCACGCAGCTTTCGCTCTATTGGTTCGGCGTGATGCAAGACATCGTGCCGCATCATCTGATCAGCGCCAACGTCGACGATTTCCCCGCCGCCTGCCAGCCGCACCGCGCCAAACTCGAAGGCCGCACCATGCTGGTCAAGAAAAGCCACCCGGCGCCGGTGGAATGCGTCGTGCGCGGCTATCTAGTCGGCTCGGGCTGGAAGGACTACCAGAAAACCGGTGCGGTGTGTGGCATCGAATTGCCCAAGGGGCTGGTCGAAGCCGCGCGCTTGGACCAACCTATCTTCACGCCATCGACCAAAGCCCCGATCGGTGAGCACGACATCAACATCAGCTTTGATGAAATGGCAGCGAAGATCGGCAACAAACTAGCCACCAAGTTGCGCGACGCCACGATCGCGATCTATAGCCGCGCGCGAGCAATGGCCGAAAAAAAAGGCATCGTCATCGCCGACACCAAATTCGAGTTCGGCATGGAGGGCGATGACATCATGCTAATCGACGAGGTCCTCACCCCCGACTCGTCGCGCTTCTGGCCCATGGATGGCTACAAACCCGGCCAAACCCCCGACAGCTTCGACAAACAATACGTGCGCGATTATCTCTTAAAGCTTCCCTGGGACATGAAATCCCCCCCGCCGGCGTTGCCGCCGGAAGTCGTCAAGAAGACCCAAGACAAATACGCCGAAGCGCTGCGCCGGCTGACGACTTGA
- the pgsA gene encoding CDP-diacylglycerol--glycerol-3-phosphate 3-phosphatidyltransferase: MVWTLPNFLSLVRILIIPVLVYLLTFSDRTSGLLAAVLFILGSITDYLDGYLARRNRSVSDVGKILDPLADKLMVASALVMLAAMDRPNEPSVPAWLVVIILARETAVTVVRGIALTEGIVMQAETLGKYKFILQAFAVVGFLVHYEYWGFDFFVAGLYFCILSAILAVWSGIGYHVQFFRLRLARAR, encoded by the coding sequence ATGGTCTGGACGCTCCCCAATTTTCTTAGCCTGGTTAGAATTCTGATTATCCCGGTCCTGGTTTATCTGCTGACCTTCAGCGATCGGACGTCAGGTCTACTTGCTGCCGTGCTCTTTATCCTGGGGTCGATCACCGATTACCTAGATGGCTATCTGGCGCGGCGCAACCGCAGCGTTTCAGACGTTGGCAAGATCCTTGATCCCTTGGCAGACAAATTGATGGTGGCCTCCGCGCTGGTCATGCTTGCCGCGATGGATCGCCCCAATGAGCCCAGCGTGCCAGCGTGGCTTGTGGTGATAATTCTAGCCCGAGAAACCGCCGTGACTGTGGTCCGCGGCATTGCACTGACGGAAGGAATTGTCATGCAAGCGGAGACTCTCGGCAAATACAAATTCATCTTGCAAGCATTCGCTGTCGTCGGATTCTTGGTTCACTATGAATATTGGGGTTTTGATTTTTTCGTCGCGGGACTCTACTTCTGCATCTTGTCCGCCATCTTGGCCGTCTGGTCCGGCATCGGCTATCATGTGCAATTTTTTCGTCTGCGCCTGGCGCGGGCACGCTGA
- a CDS encoding lytic transglycosylase domain-containing protein, with the protein MKTRTSILVAFLAFAVLLAPTRARADVYMYQDKDGIVHFTNAPTHAGFRRVIRETSTTYGPSSAIVNSGSNYEDLIQNASGRHSLDADLIRAVIRAESGFNSNARSHKGAMGLMQLMPDTARLLNVFEPYDPYHNVDGGVRYLKMLLARHQGHVSLSLAAYNAGSGAVDKHGGIPPYAETREYVRRVLQYWDQYRTRGWQLLQKAQR; encoded by the coding sequence ATGAAAACGCGCACGTCAATTTTGGTAGCATTCCTGGCTTTTGCGGTCCTTCTGGCGCCAACAAGGGCTCGGGCGGATGTGTACATGTACCAGGACAAAGATGGCATTGTTCATTTTACCAACGCGCCGACCCATGCCGGCTTTCGTCGCGTCATCCGCGAAACCAGCACGACTTATGGGCCGAGTTCTGCCATCGTCAATTCGGGCAGCAACTATGAAGATCTCATTCAAAACGCCTCCGGCCGGCACAGCTTGGATGCCGACTTGATTCGCGCGGTGATCAGAGCGGAATCGGGCTTCAATTCCAACGCTCGGTCGCACAAAGGCGCAATGGGGCTCATGCAGCTCATGCCCGACACGGCGCGGTTGTTGAATGTTTTCGAGCCCTACGATCCTTACCACAACGTGGATGGCGGCGTGCGCTATCTCAAAATGTTACTGGCCCGCCACCAAGGCCATGTATCGCTGTCACTGGCGGCGTACAATGCCGGTAGCGGCGCGGTCGATAAGCATGGCGGCATTCCACCTTACGCCGAGACGCGCGAATATGTCCGCCGCGTCCTACAATATTGGGATCAATACCGGACTCGCGGCTGGCAACTGCTCCAAAAAGCACAGCGGTAG
- a CDS encoding (deoxy)nucleoside triphosphate pyrophosphohydrolase, which translates to MQSMEMSPLKKIHVVAGLISKDDCVLVCQRSAKGRFPLKWEFPGGKVELAEEPYAALSRELKEELGIEIDGANEMYSYNHVYAEIVEVQLRFFAVSGFRGEIANLAFEQITWAKFSELNSYDFLDGDLALVSKLASANGLVYQR; encoded by the coding sequence ATGCAATCAATGGAAATGAGCCCGCTGAAAAAAATTCACGTCGTCGCGGGGTTGATCTCTAAGGATGATTGCGTGCTGGTCTGCCAGCGCAGCGCCAAGGGGCGGTTTCCGCTCAAGTGGGAGTTCCCGGGTGGCAAGGTGGAGCTAGCCGAAGAACCCTACGCGGCACTGTCGCGGGAGCTCAAAGAAGAGCTCGGTATTGAGATCGACGGTGCCAATGAAATGTACAGTTATAATCACGTCTACGCGGAGATCGTCGAAGTGCAGTTGCGTTTTTTTGCAGTCAGCGGATTTAGGGGTGAGATCGCAAATCTCGCCTTTGAACAGATTACATGGGCGAAGTTTAGCGAGCTGAATAGCTATGATTTTCTCGACGGTGACTTGGCATTAGTAAGCAAGCTCGCCAGCGCTAATGGGCTGGTCTATCAGCGTTAG